A window from Heteronotia binoei isolate CCM8104 ecotype False Entrance Well chromosome 15, APGP_CSIRO_Hbin_v1, whole genome shotgun sequence encodes these proteins:
- the LOC132584008 gene encoding olfactory receptor 6E1-like — protein sequence MNSTMVREFILMGFTNNRKLQILLFLLLMGTYLLTLSGNVVIIVVTLSDHRLNTPMYFFLRNFALLEIGFTTSIIPKAMVNLATGQRTISIAGCFAEFFLYFVLGTTEFFLLAVMSFDRYVAICHPLRYATIMNSTICSLLVGFSWAGGFLLILGPTIALTQMPFCGPNTINHFFCDNGPLLKLACRDTSFLELMDFFIAVLSLVGTLIVTVVSYANIISSILHIPSTQERQKAFSTCSSHIIVVSLFYGSCIFMYVRPAQSVGFDFNKGVSILNTVVTPLLNPFIYTLRNKQVHEALRDAKRKICIRNWGS from the coding sequence ATGAACAGCACCATGGTGAGGGAATTCATACTCATGGGCTTTACGAATAATCGTAAGCTTCAGATCTTGCTCTTTCTTCTACTGATGGGAACATACCTTTTGACTCTCTCCGGGAATGTGGTGATCATTGTGGTCACACTGTCCGATCACCGTCTCAACACTCCAATGTATTTCTTCCTCCGAAATTTTGCACTACTGGAGATTGGATTCACCACTTCCATAATTCCCAAAGCAATGGTCAATTTGGCCACCGGACAGAGGACTATCTCCATAGCTGGATGTTTCGCAGagttctttttgtattttgtccTGGGGACCACAGAGTTTTTTCTACTGGCAGTAATGTCTTTTGATAGATATGTGGCTATTTGCCACCCTCTTCGTTACGCCACCATAATGAATAGCACAATATGCTCACTGCTGGTAGGTTTCTCTTGGGCTGGGGGCTTTTTGCTAATTCTGGGTCCAACAATTGCTTTAACTCAGATGCCATTTTGCGGCCCAAACACTATAAACCATTTTTTCTGTGACAATGGGCCACTGCTCAAACTCGCATGCAGAGACACAAGTTTTCTGGAGCTCATGGATTTCTTCATTGCCGTACTCTCTCTTGTTGGGACTTTGATAGTAACTGTTGTCTCCTATGCCAACATTATTTCTAGCATTTTGCACATCCCATCAACTCAAGAGAGGCAGAAGGCTTTCTCCACTTGCTCCTCCCATATTATTGTTGTCTCCTTGTTCTATGGTAGCTGTATCTTTATGTATGTTAGGCCTGCCCAAAGCGTAGGGTTTGATTTCAACAAAGGAGTCTCCATTTTAAACACTGTGGTGACACCTTTGTTGAACCCCTTTATCTACACTCTCAGAAACAAGCAAGTACATGAAGCTCTCAGAGATGCCAAAAGAAAGATTTGTATTAGAAATTGGGGGAGCTGA
- the LOC132583026 gene encoding olfactory receptor 6E1-like, giving the protein MMNSTMVREFILMGFTNNRKLQILLFLLLTGTYLLTLSGNVVIIVVTLSDHRLNTPMYFFLRNFALLEIGFTTSIIPKAMANLATGQRTISTAGCFTQFFSYFVLGTTEFFLLAVMSFDRYVAICHPLRYATIMNSSICSLLAGFSWAGGFLLILGPTIALTQMPFCGPNTINHFFCDNGPLLKLACRDTSFLELMDFFIAILSLVGTLAVTVVSYANIISNIMRIQSAQERQKALSTCSSHIIVVSLFYGSCIFVYLRPSQSEGVDFNKGVSIIATVVTPLLNPFIYTLRNKQVHQVFREIQKKVFKELEGCPEA; this is encoded by the coding sequence ATGATGAACAGCACCATGGTGAGGGAATTCATACTCATGGGCTTTACAAATAATCGTAAGCTTCAGATTTTGCTCTTTCTCCTACTGACGGGAACATACCTTTTGACTCTCTCCGGAAATGTGGTGATCATTGTGGTCACACTGTCCGATCACCGTCTCAACACTCCAATGTATTTCTTTCTCCGAAATTTTGCACTATTGGAGATTGGATTCACCACTTCCATCATTCCCAAAGCAATGGCCAATTTGGCCACTGGACAGAGGACTATCTCCACAGCTGGCTGTTTCACACAGTTCTTTTCTTATTTTGTCCTGGGAACCACAGAGTTTTTTCTACTGGCAGTAATGTCTTTTGATAGATATGTGGCTATTTGCCACCCTCTTCGTTATGCCACCATAATGAATAGCTCAATATGCTCACTGCTGGCAGGTTTCTCTTGGGCTGGAGGCTTTTTGCTAATTCTGGGTCCAACAATTGCTTTAACTCAGATGCCATTTTGTGGCCCAAACACTATAAACCATTTTTTCTGTGACAACGGGCCACTGCTCAAACTCGCATGCAGAGACACAAGTTTTCTGGAGCTCATGGATTTCTTCATTGCCATACTCTCTCTCGTTGGGACTCTGGCAGTAACAGTTGTCTCCTATGCCAATATTATTTCTAACATCATGCGCATCCAGTCAGCCCAAGAGAGGCAGAAAGCGTTGTCCACTTGTTCCTCCCATATTATTGTTGTCTCCCTTTTTTATGGTAGCTGCATCTTTGTGTATTTGCGGCCTTCTCAAAGTGAAGGGGTTGATTTCAACAAAGGAGTCTCTATAATAGCCACCGTGGTTACCCCATTGTTGAACCCCTTCATCTACACTCTCAGAAATAAGCAAGTTCACCAAGTGTTCAGAGAGATCCAAAAGAAGGTATTTAAAGAATtagaag
- the LOC132584546 gene encoding olfactory receptor 6M1-like, producing the protein MSKTNGTIGKVNEFILLGFAVVWQVEIVFFALLLVVYLLTITGNVVIITATWADHRLHSPMYFFLCNLSFLDAMVATAIAPKMTRDFLSKKKTISVSGCISQCYFYFFLGTTEFILLAVMFLDRYVAICNPLRYSTIMNVRLTIQLLLVSWVGGFLSVLSPIIIISMLPFCGPNIIDHFFCDIEPLIRLSCADTSLLEMIEFSLSTIVLLSSLMLTVVSYVYIITTILRISSSTGRKKTFSTCASHITVASVFYGSAIFMYIVPNKGFSFGLKKAVTLQTCVVTHLLNPFIYTLRNQQVKEVLKHAVSRVPKLSPTGSNEPGSNGHTGTNHESTYTTDSAVFSEQYTWHLEARSATH; encoded by the exons ATGTCCAAGACAAATGGAACCATCGGTAAAGTCAATGAATTTATTTTGCTAGGATTCGCTGTAGTCTGGCAGGTGGAAATTGTCTTCTTTGCATTGCTGCTTGTTGTCTACCTGCTTACCATCACTGGAAATGTGGTTATTATTACAGCCACTTGGGCTGACCATCGACTTCACAGTCCCATGTACTTCTTCCTTTGCAACCTCTCCTTCCTGGatgccatggtggccacggcCATTGCTCCCAAGATGACGAGGGACTTCTTATCCAAGAAGAAGACCATCTCTGTGTCCGGCTGCATCTCTCAGTGTTACTTCTACTTCTTTTTGGGCACCACTGAGTTCATCCTCTTGGCTGTCATGTTCTTGGACCGGTACGTTGCAATCTGCAATCCACTTCGTTATTCCACCATTATGAATGTACGTTTGACAATCCAGTTGCTGCTTGTGTCTTGGGTTGGGGGGTTCCTTTCTGTCCTTTCTCCTATCATTATCATCTCAATGTTGCCTTTCTGTGGTCCCAACATCATTGACCATTTCTTCTGTGACATTGAACCACTGATCAGGCTCTCTTGTGCTGACACTTCCCTCCTGGAGATGATAGAGTTTTCCCTGTCTACCATTGTGTTgttgagttctctgatgctgacAGTGGTCTCCTATGTCTATATCATCACCACCATCCTCCGCATCTCATCCAGCACAGGCCGGAAGAAAACCTTCTCCACTTGTGCCTCCCACATCACAGTGGCCTCTGTCTTCTATGGGAGTGCCATTTTCATGTACATAGTGCCCAACAAAGGGTTTTCCTTTGGCCTCAAGAAAGCAGTGACCCTCCAAACCTGCGTTGTCACTCACTTGCTCAACCCATTCATCTATACCCTAAGGAATCAGCAAGTCAAAGAGGTGCTAAAGCATGCCGTGTCCCG agtccccaagctcagtcctacaggctccaatgagccaggcagcaaTGGTCATACAGGGACAAATCATGAGTCCACCTACACAACAGATTCTGCTGTTTTTAGTGAACAGTACACCTGGCACCTGGAAGCCAGATCTGCCACCCATTGA
- the LOC132583981 gene encoding olfactory receptor 6E1-like: MFRGSSTLNIREVPKKMNSTPVREFILLGFTDNHKLQVVLFLLLMGTYLLTISGNVVIVAITLSSRRLHTPMYFFLRNFALLEVGFTTALIPKALAHLATGQRTISISGCFTQCFLYFTLGTTEFFLLAVMSFDRYVAICHPLRYATIMSGQLCSLLVGCSWVGGLLLILGPAIALFQMPFCGPNTINHFFCDNGPLIKLACVDTILMERVDFFIATFSLIGTLAVTVISYANIISSILRIPSTQERQKAFSTCSSHIIVVSLFYGSCIFMYVRPSQSEGFGFNKGVSILNTVVTPLLNPFIYTLRNKQVHEALRDAKRKICIRNRKH, translated from the exons atgttcagaggcagtagcACTCTTAATATcag GGAGGTGCCGAAAAAGATGAACAGCACCCCAGTGAGGGAATTCATACTTTTGGGCTTTACAGACAATCATAAGCTTCAAGTTGTACTCTTTCTCCTATTGATGGGAACATATCTGTTGACTATATCCGGGAACGTGGTGATCGTTGCGATCACGCTCTCCAGTCGCCGTCTCCACACTCCAATGTATTTCTTCCTCCGAAATTTTGCGCTCTTGGAGGTTGGATTCACCACTGCCCTCATCCCCAAAGCACTGGCCCACTTGGCCACGGGGCAGAGGACGATCTCCATCAGTGGCTGCTTCACGCAATGTTTTCTGTATTTTACCTTGGGGACAACGGAGTTCTTCCTGCTGGCGGTCATGTCATTTGACAGATACGTGGCCATCTGCCACCCTCTTCGTTACGCCACCATAATGAGTGGTCAACTCTGTTCCCTGCTAGTAGGTTGCTCTTGGGTTGGGGGCTTGTTGCTAATCCTGGGCCCAGCAATTGCTTTATTTCAGATGCCATTTTGCGGCCCAAACACTATAAACCATTTTTTCTGCGACAATGGACCGCTGATCAAACTCGCCTGTGTAGACACAATTCTGATGGAACGCGTGGATTTCTTCATTGCCACGTTCTCTCTCATTGGAACTTTGGCAGTGACTGTCATTTCCTATGCCAACATTATTTCTAGCATTTTGCGCATCCCATCGACTCAAGAGAGGCAGAAGGCTTTCTCCACTTGCTCCTCCCATATTATTGTTGTGTCCTTGTTCTATGGCAGCTGTATCTTCATGTACGTGAGGCCTTCCCAAAGCGAAGGGTTTGGTTTCAATAAAGGAGTCTCCATTTTAAACACTGTGGTGACACCTTTGTTGAACCCCTTTATCTACACTCTCAGAAACAAACAAGTACACGAAGCTCTCAGAGATGCCAAAAGAAAGATATGTATTAGAAATCGGAAACACTGa